The sequence ATGACCGAATAACGCATCAAAATCGACAAGATTCGTAAAGCTAAGTCCCTTGAAATCTTTTTGCATAACATTTAGCAATTTGTCGACTCCGTCCATATTACTCACTGTACGAACCGACTCCGTAATACCTTCGCCATTAAATATGTCCGCAATCTTCCCTACTGCAATCACTTCATACTGCGCATCTACCAGCTCATTCATCACAGTGCGACCAAATGGCTTCAATGCATAGTCATGGCGATTCGTTGTACGCGTGAAATTACCTGGCTCGCCAATAAACGGACGTGCAATGACACGACCAACTAAATACTTGGGATCCAATGTTAGTTCACGTGCAATTTCACAAATGCGGTATTGTTCCTCAATCGGAATAATGCCTTCATGTGCCGCGATTTGCAAAACCGGATCTGCCGATGTATAAACAATTAACGCACCCGTTTCCATATGCTCTGGACCGTATTCGTCGAGAACCGCCGTACCGCTCGCCGGTTGATTGCAAATTACTTTACGTCCTGTTCGCTGCTCCAATGCATCAACCAATTCTTGCGGAAAACCATTTGGATAGACTTTGAATGGCTTATCAATGTTCAACCCCATAATTTCCCAATGACCTGTCATCGTATCTTTACCGACAGATGCCTCTTCCATTTTACCGTAAAATGCTTGGGGCTCATCTGCTACTGTAACCCCTTTCACTTCACCGATATTCGCAAGGCCCATTTTGCCCATATTCGGCAATTGCAAACCTTCCATCGCTTCTCCAATATGTCCTAATGTATTAGCACCTACATCGCCAAATAAATGGGCATCTGGCGACTCTCCGATTCCAACAGAATCGAGAACGATTACGTGGACGCGTTTAAATTGTTGTTTTCCCATAATTGTTTCCTCCAATTAAATAGTCTGTTTTAAGCTCTTGGGTGAAATTTCACATACACTTCTTTTAACCTTGAACGGCTCACATGTGTATATATTTGTGTCGTTGAAATATCCGCATGTCCAAGCATTTCCTGTACAGCACGCAGATCTGCCCCATTTTCGATGAGGTGTGTAGCAAAGGAATGACGCAAAATATGCGGTGTCAGCTCTTTTTGTATCCCCGCTTGCAACGCATGTCCCTTCAATAGCTTCCAGCAGCCTTGCCTCGTCAACCTAGTCCCGCGCATATTGACAAACAGCGCTTCCGCATTTCTCTGCTTGGCAATAAACCGAGGACGCGCGACATCAATGTATGTTTGACAAGCTTCAATCGCTTTGCCACCTAGGGGAATAATCCGTTCCTTACCACCTTTGCCGAAAACGCGAACAAACCCCATGGACAAATGGATGTCGTCCATATCCAACCCAATCAGCTCACTCACCCGCATACCCGTCCCATACAATATTTCCAACAATGCATGATCCCTCATACCTTGGGGCTTAGAACGATCCGGAACAGCAATCAGCCGATCCACTTCATCCATTGACAACACACGCGGCAATTTTTGCTCGAGTTTTGGCAATTCCAAATGGACGGTCGGATCTTGGGTGGTCACTTTTTCTCGTAAAAGAAACTGGTGAAAAGAACGAATGGACGAGATATGCCTCGATACAGTTCTTGATGACTTGCCACTCTCTTTCAATCGATGCAAATGCTCTAGAATAGCAGCTCTATCAACATCATCTATCGTCTTAAAGCTCGCTCGTTCCAAATGATCCATATATTCATCAAGGTCACGCCGATAAGAAGTAATTGTATTTCCTGCCAGCTGACGCTCTACTTTTAAAAAATGCATATAATCCTCAAGTGCAAAACGGCTATCTTTCATTGTTGAACCAAACCCCTTCATATCCAACGACAAAAGGGATAGCAGCACGCCATCCCCTTGTTCAAACTTCACTTTCGTCTGTATCTGTGTCAGATGTACATCTTTTACAAATACCATGAAACGTTAGCCAATGATCCTTAATGGCGAATTGAAAACGGCTTTCAACGATTTTCTCGACATCACCGAGAAGATCCTCCTGAATTTCATCCACTGCTCCACATTCGATACAAATGAGATGGTGATGAAAATGGGCAGCACCTTCCTGCCGCAAGTCATATCTCGATACTCCATCACCAAAATTGATTTTATCGACTACTTTTAGGTCAGTTAGCAACTCAAGCGTTCTATAGACGGTTGCTAGCCCAATTTCCGGCGCTTTCTCTTTAACTAGCAAGAATACGTCTTCGGCACTTAGATGATCTTCCTCATGCTCAAGGAGGACCAAAACCGTCGCTTCACGCTGAGGCGTTAACTTATAACTTGCCCCATGTAATTGTTTCTTTATCCGATCGATTCGGCTTTCCATACGACGCCCCCCTCAAACTGCCTCCATTATACCAAATGGGCTTTCCTAATGACAACAGAAAGGAAACAGACAGAGTAGGAAGAATGCTTATTTTCTACTAGAGAATGAATCGAAAGACGATAATTTCAATAGCAAGTATGGCCACCGACATGCCTATGATTGTTGGCAACGCACGCGTATTGCGCCTTTTCCCTAGTGTCGTATTCATAAAGTAAGGGGGGCTTAAAACAGCGCAGTACATCAGAAATAAAAAACAACTAGTAAACTGAAATGGAAACCACCAAATCGAATACGCCATCATTTTCGCACCCGAACCAAGTAAATATGAAGAAGACAGGCCAAAAAAGACACATTTTATCGCACCAAAAAATAGGACAAGAAAACGTGTTTTACTGAACGACGCCAGCGCAAACGCAACGATGAAAAACAAAGCCGCTGTACCCACTGGTCGAATATAGCCCGCTTCATGTCCTTGCACGACACGGGCATCATAGAACGTAATCACCTTCTCTATCGCATTTGCAGGCATCTCACGAAACAACAATGCCCCTCCAATATAACCAACCGCAAGAATGATAAATAAGTGGATGAACGATAAGGAACGGACCATAGGCTGCACCTCCGCATAGTTTGTCCCGCTTTCACGGACAGTCCCTACCTCAGTAGGGTTCTGCCCCTAAAAGCCCGATTGGTTCAACATATGCTTGTCCGTTCAACTTAATTCAGCAGAAGTCTTCCAATTTTATAAATAGTAGGATAACATGA comes from Sporosarcina sp. FSL K6-3457 and encodes:
- the xerD gene encoding site-specific tyrosine recombinase XerD, with product MKDSRFALEDYMHFLKVERQLAGNTITSYRRDLDEYMDHLERASFKTIDDVDRAAILEHLHRLKESGKSSRTVSRHISSIRSFHQFLLREKVTTQDPTVHLELPKLEQKLPRVLSMDEVDRLIAVPDRSKPQGMRDHALLEILYGTGMRVSELIGLDMDDIHLSMGFVRVFGKGGKERIIPLGGKAIEACQTYIDVARPRFIAKQRNAEALFVNMRGTRLTRQGCWKLLKGHALQAGIQKELTPHILRHSFATHLIENGADLRAVQEMLGHADISTTQIYTHVSRSRLKEVYVKFHPRA
- the deoB gene encoding phosphopentomutase, translating into MGKQQFKRVHVIVLDSVGIGESPDAHLFGDVGANTLGHIGEAMEGLQLPNMGKMGLANIGEVKGVTVADEPQAFYGKMEEASVGKDTMTGHWEIMGLNIDKPFKVYPNGFPQELVDALEQRTGRKVICNQPASGTAVLDEYGPEHMETGALIVYTSADPVLQIAAHEGIIPIEEQYRICEIARELTLDPKYLVGRVIARPFIGEPGNFTRTTNRHDYALKPFGRTVMNELVDAQYEVIAVGKIADIFNGEGITESVRTVSNMDGVDKLLNVMQKDFKGLSFTNLVDFDALFGHRRDPIGYGNALQEFDARLPEIIAALDEDDLLIITADHGNDPTYPGTDHTREYVPLLVYSPTFKRGGALPQRETFSDVGATIADNFEVKLPEFGQSFLSLLTREA
- the fur gene encoding ferric iron uptake transcriptional regulator is translated as MESRIDRIKKQLHGASYKLTPQREATVLVLLEHEEDHLSAEDVFLLVKEKAPEIGLATVYRTLELLTDLKVVDKINFGDGVSRYDLRQEGAAHFHHHLICIECGAVDEIQEDLLGDVEKIVESRFQFAIKDHWLTFHGICKRCTSDTDTDESEV